Within the Trichoderma breve strain T069 chromosome 3, whole genome shotgun sequence genome, the region AGAAGGGGAGATTTGGGGTGATGGCAATGGGAGAGGGCAAAGCTTCGAGATGGATAACTAGGCCCAAGACTGTTGAGTAGATGCTGTGGCTACAAATTGAGCTTCGTTTGTTTCGAAGTGGGTACTCCTGAGCCAATTTCAGGCATCAAGTGAAAACAACAAGATTATAGGACAAGAGGTACTCTCTTGCGGCTGACGGCCTCTGCCAAATATCCGGTATTGGGCGTATGCTTTGCCGGCTGTCAACTCTTGGCCAGCCGGTCCACTTGTCAGGCATCCCTACAGCAAGAGTTCTAGCAAATTCGAAGTTGTTGTGTGTGTTCAGTGTAGTTGGCCAAAGAGAATCTTTTTAGAAAATAATGcaggtggtgatgatgctcgTCAGTCCTCTGACTGTGACCCTCTTGTGGTTGAGACAACTTCCGTACGTCTTGGTGGAATTACAGACCCGCAGTCATTTCTGCATCACATAATGAATTAAACGAGCTTTAGCATAAGTACTGGGTGATTGAACAAGTGGCCTCGTAGCCTTTAGGTCGCAAAGGCTTGCACATGTATATGGAGCATTGTGTTTGTGGCATTATCATGTGTCGCTGTGGTTAGAGAGACGATGGCAGGGTAGCTGTGAGAGCTTTGCCAATAGTTTTGGCACAACACGTCACTTGTTGGCATGGCATAGTAATATTAGTGAATACAACAGTGATTATAGAGATAGTGTTCAATTAATTCTCTGATATGCGTATGCCCATTAGTCTGATATAACACCCAAAATGCAGTATCCAAATCCCCCGTGCCAAGGTCTATCCTTCAACGACTCGTCCACTTATACATGCCAAATCAATTCACAACAGCTTACAAGATAAGCTTGGGGCCGTGGTGCTTCGTAGTCTTGCCGTATGCACTCATCTCGGTGTCCAGCTCACGCTTGGGAAATCCATCAAATGAGAGGGCGTATGTGGCAACAGAGTGGGCAATGAGCTGTGTCCCATGGTTAGCGAATGAACATCCAAATTCACCAGCAATCAACGTGGAAGCTTACCTTGGTGTTGACCTCCCAGGCAGTGCGGTTCAGGTTGTTCAGGTCATCGCACAGCTGGTGGTAGCATGGGTCCAGCCACTCTCCAGCACGGCCGCCAAAcatctcagcctcctcctttgtCTTGACAGCCTCGGCACCAGTGGCGATTCCACCAGCAGGAATTCCGGCGcggatgaagccatcataGTCGCTGCGGCCGTCAAATGGGACTAAAAAAAATTGGTCAGCAGGTGTTTCGgaacagagaaaagagcgaTACGGTCAGGGGACATACTGAATGTGTAGTTGAGGCCCTTGGACTTGTACCAGTCGACATAGAGGTTTCTCAACTCTTCAGAGCCGGCGGGACTCTCTGCGTTGGTGGCATTGTAAATCTGGTAGGCAAAGTTGGGGCTGGCCACTACACAAAACTATCAGTAAAtttgcttccatctctgcgCCTCTATAGGCACACTTACTCATGTCATAGTCCATAAAGAGACGAATCTTCTGGTTTTCCTCCTCAGACAGGCTAGCGGCGTAAAAGTCGGATCCCAAAAGACCTTCCTCTTCGGCAGCCCACCAAGCGAAGCGAACACAGTTGTTCACCTTGAACTTGGTAAGCTGGACGGCAACTTCGAGAACAGACATGCTGCCAGAGCCATCGTCGTTGATGCCAGGTCCTtcggcaacaccatcactgTGACCACCAAGCATGACGCAGTTGTCGGGGTCACCTCCATCTGTCTGCGCCAAGACGTTGACTGTCTGGATCTTCTTGACCTCAGCGTCAATGTATGCAATGGCGCTCACAGACTCTCCAGAAGCAAGCTCATCGGCaaccttcttgccctcggTACCGTCGATACCAAAGGTAGCGACGTGATACTCGGTTGGCTCTCCGAGAGTTCCATGGAGCTCCTCTGGATCAGTGTTGTAGATgacagcagccttggcaCCAGCCTTTCCAGCCCCGATGGACTTGTCGCCAAAGGCGCACTGTCCTCGACGGATGAAGGCAATGTTACCCTTGACGTTCTCTGGGTAGTCGGAAGCATCACAGCCGTTGTTCTTGACAAGCACCAGGTGGCCATGAACAGGCTCCCTGTCCTTGGTCGCTGGCGTCAGCCCCATGGGAACTGCAGACTTGGATACATCGTTGCCCAGAACCAACTGCGACTCGAAGACGTTGGACAGCGTGACGGGGAACTCCTGAGTAGAGATACTATAGTAGTCGCCTTGATCGAGCAGGGTATTGACGATGTAGTTGAGGGTCCTCTCGTGGCCTAGAATGCGCAATGGTTAGTCacgatggtggtgatggccttCTTTGATACATGTAGACTGACCGGTGCTGCCGATGACTCGAGTGGGATGGCCGTAATCCTCCTCCGAAGTCTGGGCGAACTTGTAGAACTTCTCGGCACGCTTAAAGAGAGCATCGACGGAAATGGAATCTTGCAGAGCCTCGGTGTCGATGAGCGGCAGGGAGCTGTAATCGCTGGGTGTCTTGTGTGACGAAGAGtgcgaagacgaagacgaagacgaagagggagCTGTGAgcgggtgctgctgctgcgggatTCCAGCTGCCGAGACGCCGCAGAGGGCGAGCGAGGCTGCGAGGGCCAATTTGCTTAGA harbors:
- a CDS encoding peptidase family m28 domain-containing protein, translated to MAVLSKLALAASLALCGVSAAGIPQQQHPLTAPSSSSSSSSHSSSHKTPSDYSSLPLIDTEALQDSISVDALFKRAEKFYKFAQTSEEDYGHPTRVIGSTGHERTLNYIVNTLLDQGDYYSISTQEFPVTLSNVFESQLVLGNDVSKSAVPMGLTPATKDREPVHGHLVLVKNNGCDASDYPENVKGNIAFIRRGQCAFGDKSIGAGKAGAKAAVIYNTDPEELHGTLGEPTEYHVATFGIDGTEGKKVADELASGESVSAIAYIDAEVKKIQTVNVLAQTDGGDPDNCVMLGGHSDGVAEGPGINDDGSGSMSVLEVAVQLTKFKVNNCVRFAWWAAEEEGLLGSDFYAASLSEEENQKIRLFMDYDMMASPNFAYQIYNATNAESPAGSEELRNLYVDWYKSKGLNYTFIPFDGRSDYDGFIRAGIPAGGIATGAEAVKTKEEAEMFGGRAGEWLDPCYHQLCDDLNNLNRTAWEVNTKLIAHSVATYALSFDGFPKRELDTEMSAYGKTTKHHGPKLIL